The DNA segment GATATTGATTAGCTGAGGCAATTCATCAAGACGACAGCTACGAAGCATATTGCCTACCTTTGTAACGCGCATATCATTTTGTGATGTCACCTGAGCACCTAATGATTCCGCATTTTTTACCATGGTACGAAATTTATAGATACCAAATGTACGACCATATTGCGTCACCCGAGTTTGGCGGAAGAAGACCTCCCCTTCGCTATCTCGTTTAATCATGATGGCTAACACCAAAAATACAGGACTTAATACAATGAGCATACCAGCGGCTATAACACGGTCAAATATGCTTTTACAAAGAAGGCTTGTTCGTCTTTGGTTTAATATTTCAAAGTAAGGACACACCTCTTCACACTGCAACTCTTGTGGTAGATCGTGAAAGTTTTTTACTAACATTCGGTAATAATCCTTTTAAATGTTTCAATGATATATTGCACTTCTTCATTCGTCAGCAATGTATGAAGAGGCAATGTGATTTCATTTTTAAATTGATTATAAGCATTTGGATAATCATCAATGGTAAATCCTAAGTTCTTATAAGCCGTATGCATAGGAATTGGCTTATAGTGAACATTGGTTGCAATACCAGCTTCAGCCATAGCCTCAATTACCTTATTACGGTATTCAGCATCTTGACCATCTAATCGTACTAAATATAAGTGGCCACTACTTTGATGGTCATCAGTATAATGATGTAGCAATGTAACAGGTAAATCTTTAAAACCTGCATCATAAGCTGCGATGATTTCTTTACGTCGTTCTAACAGTTTTGGGTATCTTTCAAATTGAGCCAAACCAATAGCCGCCATAATATCGGTCATATTACATTTATAATATGTACCCTTAATATCGTATTCCCATGCACCAGCCTTTGTCTTAGCAAGGGCGTCCTTATCTTGTCCATGCAAAGATAATAATTGGAATTGCTTATAAATGACTTCATCATCAATACCATCTATATGTCGCCATGTAGCACAGCCCCCTTCGGCAGTCGTAAAGTTCTTTACTGCGTGGAAGGAAAAACTACTAAAATCAGCTACATTACCAGTGGGTATACCTTTGTATGAAGCACCAAAGGAATGGGCACAGTCCGCTACGATAGGAATATGTCCCAATGCTTTTTGAATATCATTGGCAGGTGTAAATAGCGATTTCTTTTCGTTTACAATAGAGCGTAAACGGTCATAATCACAAGGTACCCCTGCAATATCTACAGGAATGATTGCCTTTGTTTTTGGTGTAATAGCACGAGCCACTGCATCATAATCCATTTCAAATGAATCTTTTTGGGTATCTACAATAACTAGTGTAGCCCCTACATGAACAACAGGACTTGCACTAGCAGTATAGGAATAGGCACTGGTAATAACTTCATCGCCAGGTCCAATACCTAATACACGAAGAGACATCTCAAGCGCCGCGGTAGCAGAGTTTAAACAAACAGCTTTAGGTGTACCTAATTGTGCCGCAATCTTTTTTTCCAATTCTTTAGTACGCGGTCCAGTTGTAATCCAACCACTCTTTAAGGCTTCAACAACTTCATTGATTTCTAACTCTGTAATATCAGGAGGGGAAAAATTAATTTTCATATACATCACCTCATTACTTTCTGTACCTTATCGATACGCTTGATTTATCTAATGGAGTATATATTAAATTATTGACTACACATCAATGACGATAGAACCTAATAAAGGAATTCCTACTTGAGTAAGTCGTTTCTTAGCTTCTATTAAATCGTTAGGACTTGCTACTTCAGTTTTAACAACAAGCATAACAGCGTCAGATTTTTCAGCTAATACAATGGCATCCGTAACATCTAATACTGGTGGTGTATCAATGATAACTACATCATATTCGTCGCGGATATAATCCCAAATTGTAGATAATTTACTAGAATCTACGACTTCAGAAGGATGTTCAACTATTTCGCCTGCAGTAAGTACATCTAGATGAGGGACAATATTGCGATGAATCGTCAAATCTTCATCCATAATAACTGCGTTAGTAAGGCCTTTATTTTGCACGTTGAATACTACGTGCTGAACTGGATTACGTAAATTACCATCTACCAAAAGAACTTTGTTATTATTCT comes from the Veillonella dispar genome and includes:
- a CDS encoding sugar transferase is translated as MLVKNFHDLPQELQCEEVCPYFEILNQRRTSLLCKSIFDRVIAAGMLIVLSPVFLVLAIMIKRDSEGEVFFRQTRVTQYGRTFGIYKFRTMVKNAESLGAQVTSQNDMRVTKVGNMLRSCRLDELPQLINILLGDMSFVGTRPEVPRYVAAYTNEMKATLLLPAGVTSVASIAYKDEDQLLQNAKNVDEVYINEVLPGKMAWNLKSIKEFSFLQDIKTMIDTVLAVLR
- a CDS encoding DegT/DnrJ/EryC1/StrS family aminotransferase, producing MKINFSPPDITELEINEVVEALKSGWITTGPRTKELEKKIAAQLGTPKAVCLNSATAALEMSLRVLGIGPGDEVITSAYSYTASASPVVHVGATLVIVDTQKDSFEMDYDAVARAITPKTKAIIPVDIAGVPCDYDRLRSIVNEKKSLFTPANDIQKALGHIPIVADCAHSFGASYKGIPTGNVADFSSFSFHAVKNFTTAEGGCATWRHIDGIDDEVIYKQFQLLSLHGQDKDALAKTKAGAWEYDIKGTYYKCNMTDIMAAIGLAQFERYPKLLERRKEIIAAYDAGFKDLPVTLLHHYTDDHQSSGHLYLVRLDGQDAEYRNKVIEAMAEAGIATNVHYKPIPMHTAYKNLGFTIDDYPNAYNQFKNEITLPLHTLLTNEEVQYIIETFKRIITEC
- a CDS encoding CpsD/CapB family tyrosine-protein kinase, translated to MIRLISNERGDTPLVEAYRTLRSNLQYVCNQHKCKIICITAATSGEGTSEVAANTALALSKNNNKVLLVDGNLRNPVQHVVFNVQNKGLTNAVIMDEDLTIHRNIVPHLDVLTAGEIVEHPSEVVDSSKLSTIWDYIRDEYDVVIIDTPPVLDVTDAIVLAEKSDAVMLVVKTEVASPNDLIEAKKRLTQVGIPLLGSIVIDV